The genomic segment CAAGAAGTTCGGCGCCGACTGGTTCGGGAAGCTAAAGATGGGCCTCCAGTGCGCCGTCCTCATCGGCGCGCTGCTGATCCGCTGGCTGGCCACACTCGCCGGCACCGCGGACGTGCTCGCGTTTCTGGAGCCGGTGCAGCTCGTGCTCCTGTGGCTGATGCTCGCCGCCACCATCGGCAGTGGCCTGCAGTACACGGTGAAAGCTGCCCGGCTCCTGGGGTGACCGCAGGCGTCAGGTCTCGGCACCGGTGCGGTCGGAAGCGGTCGCCTGGAGCATTCCCTGAACGCGCTCGATCTGCTTTCGTGATCGCAAAACGAGTGACTCCACGCCAACCGCTTTGTATCCCCGTTCGGTGAACTGAAAAGCCTCCAGGGCGGTTTGCAGATGGGATGGCGTTGCGGCCGTCTCGGCGAGGGCCACCAGCGCCAAACCGCGATTAAACTGGGTCATGGCCCAGTCTTGCGGGAAGTCGGCCTCGGTGTAGACACGCAGCGCCAACTCGTAACAGGCGATGGCGTTCCGCAGGTTCTCGCCCCGGTCCCCCGTCGGCAGGTTCCAGTACGCGGTCCCCAGGTTGTTCTGGGTCATGGCCCATTGTTGCGGGAACTCGGCCTCGGTGCGGACACGCAGCGCCAACTCGTAACAGGCGATGGCACGCCGCAGGTTCTCGCCCCGGTCCCCCGTCGGAAGGTCCGAGTACGCGTTGCCCAGGTTGTTCTGGGTCATGGCCCACTGTTGCGGGAACTCGGCCTCGGTGCGGACACGCAGCGCCAACTCGTAACAGGCGATGGCGTTCCGCAGGTTCTCGTCCCGGTCCCCCGTCGGCAGGTTACAGTACGCGTTGCCCAGGTTGTTCTGGGTCGTGGCCCAGTCCTGCGGGAACTCGGCCTCGGTGTAGACACGCAGCGCCGACTCGTAACAGGCGATGGCACGCCGCACGTTCTCGCCCCGGTCCCCCGTCGGAAGGTTCTGATGCGCGGTCCCCAGGTTGTTCTGGGTCATGGCCCAGTCCTGCGGGAACTCGGCCTCGGTGTGGACCCGGAGCGCGGCCTCGTAACAGGCAATCGCGCGCTGCAAATGTGCCGATCGATTCCCCAGACTGATTTTGGTGTACTCGATGCCAATGTCGTTGAGCACCCCGGCATCATCTGCTGACTTTGCCCCCGCACGGAGAAGACCGGTCGGTTCCCACCAGTCCAGCACCTCCTGGTGGTCCGCCATTCGGCGGGCCTTCCGCAACGACTCGGCCAGAGCGTTCCACTCTCGCAATCCGTCCGAAGGGTTCAGCCGCCAACCGTGATACCATGCGAGCGCGGCCGATGCGTCCACGTCGGATTTTGCCCGTTCGTGCCAGTATTCTTGCCAGTCGCGGTGGTAGGTCTCCACCTCGGCTCCGGTCGCGAGGGCGTGGCGCATCTTGGCGTGCAACGTCCACCAGCCGTCTTCGTCCGTCTCCTGCAAGAAGCTGTAACCCCTGAGCACGTGCCAGGCGGCGTCCTGCGGCGCGCCGGGCGTGGCGGAGAACGCGGTTCGGGCCGCCGACTCATCAAAACGCGGGGCGAGCGCCAGGCGGCGGACCCAGACCTCTTGAGCCGGGTCCGGGAGCGACTTCAGGAACCGCTGAGCCAGCTCTCCCAGATCACCCGGTTTCATGTTGAACAAGGACGGATCAACGGCTCGGCCCGCGGCCACATCGTTCACAATCGTTTTCGCACACAGGTACAGGCAGAGAGGGTGGTATCCACGTTCTGCGCCTTGCGGCCCAGATCGTGTGTCTTCCGAAACCCGGAGGACGGCCTTCTGGACCGCGGGGTCGGCCACTCCTTCCTTGCCGAGGAACTCGCGGCTGTCCGGCTCGGAAAGCCCGACCAGTGTTTGCTTCAGGTACTTCGGGTCCGCGTAAGCCGCTTCGAGTTCGTCCCAGGGAAGTTGGTCCCGACCGGCCAGAACCAGCAGCACCGGGGAATCTGCCGCGTGTAAGTCGCGGACCCAACTTTGCCGCTCGTGCAACTGCGCCCGCCCCTGCACCCCGCGCGACAGCGCCTCGAACGTGTCGATGAAGATGACCGCCCGACACGCGTACCGGTCCTGGGGTTGAAGGTTCTCGGCCAGGTCGCGCAGGAACCGGTCGGCGAGTTCGGGGTAGAGTTGCTGCGGGTCCGCAGAGCGGAGTTTCAGGAAATCCTCCTGCCCGGTCGTCTCCGCGAGCCACTTCTCCAGGCGGCTTTTCTTGAAGACGTGCTTCTTGATGGCGTCGCCGATTTTCTTGAGCCCGTGCCCGACTCCGGGCACCCCGGCGAGTGCCCCGCCGACGGATTTGACCACCTCGAACGCGTCGGCCGCCGGCCCGCTTCCCTTCAAGAGTGGTTCCTCGGTGATGCCCTCCTTGTACCGCAGCCATGCATACGCCAGATCGAATCGGGGACAGAGCACGTCCTTGAACTGCTGGCGGATGTGCGCGAGTGCCTTGGAACTGTCGGTGTGGTATGCCGTCCCGCCGGAGAGCGGGTCGGAATCGAGCAGGGCGGTGGGAAGGAACGGGCGATCTTCCGCGAGTTCGGCCTTCAGCTTCCGCAACAGCCACGACTTACCGACCCCGCCGACACCGTAGAACATCAGAACCGGGAGCGTGGTTCCCAATTTGGTTTTGACGGCCGCATCGAGGGTGGCCTGCTCCGATTCCCGGTTGGTGAAATTGTGAAGAGGCGGAATGAGAGGGGGGTGCTGAGCGACTTCAGCATGGGCGGCTCTCGTGGTCGAGAATCATACAGGCGCACCATGATTGTACGCCACCGTTACGACACGCCCAATGCAACGCATGCGCGGACAGCGTCATAATGCCACGGATAGCCGACGCCCTCTCCCATCTCCTGCACACCCACACCGGGTACGCCCGAGGCTGAGCGCACCGAGGATTCAGGAAATGCCCCCGGCGTGTCCCCACGCGACGCCGGCCGGGAGCGCGTCGTGCGCTCCCGGCCGGCGTCGCGTGGGGACACGCCGACACGGTCACTCGCCGCGGCGGGAACCCCGGTGTCGAACTCGGTTACTTCAGTTCCTTGATCCACACGTTGCGGAACTCGACGCGGACGTTGTAGCTCTGGAACCCGATGTGCCCCTTCGCGCGCTTCAGACCGGGGTGCTTCTCGAACTTCGCCTTGTAGTCGTCCAGGTTCGCGTTCACCAGTTCCACGTCGTTCTGCGTCACGGTCACGGTGCGGCCCTTGGCGACGATCTTCACCGTGTTCCAGTCGCCGATCGGTCGGTTCTTCGCCTCTTTCGCCGGCTGCACGTCGTAAATGGAGCCGGTGTGCTGGTAGTCGGCCAGTTTGCCCGGCCAGCCCGCGTCGTCGATGAGCTGGATCTCCATGCCCACATACGCCGGGTCGCCCTCGAGCGGCGTGCGGAGCGCGACGCCGCTGTTCCCCCCCTTCTTCTCCCACCGGTACTCGCACCGGAGTTCGAAGTCGCCGTACTCCTTCTCCGTGAGCAGCCACCCCCCGCCGCCGCCCTTGCACACGATGGCGCCGTTCTCGGCGGCCCACACGTCGGCCTTGCCCGTCGGCTTCCAGCCGGCGAGGTCCTTCCCGTCGAAGATGTTCGTGAACCCGTCCGGGACGGTGACCGGCTTGTCCCCGGCCGTAACCCCGGCCGCACACGCCGCGAGTACCAGCACGCCGAATCGTAACGCCGTTCGCATGAGAGGCTCCGTAGAGGTCGTGAGGTCCGCACGCCATCTTACCCGCCGGCCGTAGAATGGCAGCGGAGCGATCACGAGACCCACCCCCAGCCCCTCCCTGAAGTAAGGGGAGCAGGAGAGCAAGTCTTGCCCCCCTCCCTTTCCCCGGCCCGCGAGAAGCTCCGCTGACAGGGCCGGGGGGAAAACGGGAGGGGCTGGGGGTGGGTCTTCCAGCGAGACGGGAGGACGGCGGGTGAGAAGGTTCATGATGAAGTCGAAGCTGCACCGGGCGACGGTGACCGAGACGAACGTCGAATACGAGGGCAGCCTGACCATCGACACCGACCTGATGAGCGCGGCCGACATTCTGCCGCACGAGCAGATCCACGTGTGGGACGTGACCAACGGCGCCCGGCTCGTCACCTACGCCCTGCCGGGCGCGCCCGGCAGCGGGGTGATCTGCGTGAACGGCGCCGGCGCGCACCTCATCAAGACCGGCGACATCGTTATCATCGCCACCTACGCGGAGCTGGAGGACGCGGAGGCCCGGCGGCACGAGCCGCGGGTGGTGTTTTTGGACCGCGCCAACAAAGCGAAATGACGTTTCGGGTATGATGGGAAGGGCGGACCGACCCGAAAACCACGCGGAGCCGGTTGGTGGGACAGCCAGCGCAGCAAGCGGGCGGGTCGGCCGGTGACCAGTTCTACGTCACGCACTGCGCCACCGCCGACAGCGTGCTGAACAACCCCGGGTACACGGTGCGTGCGGCGTCGTCGGGCGACGCCGACGCGCTCGACGCGGCGTTCCGCTACCCGCCCTACGAACTGCCCATCGATATGTGGCGCGATCCGCCGCCACCGGCCGCCGCGCCGCGCCGGCTGGCCCGCACCCGGTACCCCGACGGCGGCGTGTGGGCCGTCCACTCGGCGTACCTGGCAAAAGACTCGGTCGACCGCGACCGCTCGTACTTCTCCCACCTGCTGCTGCTGGACGCCGCCGAACCGGCCGCCGTGCTGCGCTCGTGGGGGGCCGACGGGTGGGTGACGAACTACCCTCCCGGCGCGGAGAAGCAACTCGACCGCGCCGACCTGCCGACCGGGCCACTCGTCAGCGACGCCGCACTGACCGCGTTTCTCGGCGAGCAACCGCCCGGTCCGACCGAACTGAGCCTGACCGTCTGCCCGCCGCGGTTGCGCACGTCCGGGGCCGAGCGGTCCGACCTGTTTGCCCGCTTTTTGCAAGCCCTGCTCCTGCTCGCCGCGGAAGAAGAACCGCAGCGCCGCCGGCTGTACGTCCATGCGGAGCCGGGCGTCGTGGCGCTGCTCCTCTACGGCGCGGTCCGGTTGCTCCCGCCGGCCGTTACAGACGACCTCACCTTCTCCACCTTCGAGCCGTACCACCGGAACATCCGCGATTACAGACTGGCGGAAGTGGTCGGCACGTACATCGGCCCGCCGGAGACCGGCAAGGGGCTCGACGCCGACCTGGGCACCACCCGCGGCATCGCGCTGGACACGATCGTGCCGGCGCGGTCGTCGCGCGAGCTGCGTGCGCCGCTGGCCGAGTCGCTGCCGGCCGGGATCGACGAGCTGATCGAACTCGCCGCACGCGGCGAGTGGGGACTCCTTCCGGCGGTCCGGCACGCGGTCGGGGCGGACCCGTCCGGCCTTCCTCGCGTGGCGGTGGGCGCTGGGTCGCGCGCGGGGGCTGGCCCGCGTGGACGCCGGCACGGCGGGCATCGACGACCTGCTCGCGCTCCAGTCCGACCCGATCGGAGCGGACGAACTGAAGGGGCGCGTTGACCAGGTGTGGCCGGTCGTGAAGGCCGCGGCCCTCGACCCGCGCCGCAGCGACGTGCGGACCGCGTTCCGCTCCCTCCTCGGCGACCCGGAGCGGGTGAAGCAGTTTTGGGACGAGGGGTTCGAAGCGGTCCTGCGCGAGGACTTCCGCACCTGGGATTCGCGGTGGGCGGTGGTGCGCGAGGCCGCCGGGCCGGCGGAAGCCCGCAAGTACCTCAACCGGTTCATCGGCAACGAAAAGGCCGAGGGGAAGCTGGCCAAACTGCCGACCGACGTGCGCGCCCGGCTGCGGGCCGCGTGCGGCGACGTGGGCCTGCCCCCGCCGCGCCCGCTGCTCGTGCCGATCGGGCTGGGCGAACTCGAACCGCTCCTGGGCGCGCGGCCGGAGTGGGCGGGGTACACCGCGTTCGTCCTGATGGCGAGCGAGTCGTTGAACGCGATGGCGCACGTGCCCGCGCCGGCCCGTCAGCAGATGCGCAAACGGGCGCGCGAGTTCCTCCTCGGCGCCCCCGCTCCCGC from the Frigoriglobus tundricola genome contains:
- a CDS encoding 3-keto-disaccharide hydrolase, translated to MRTALRFGVLVLAACAAGVTAGDKPVTVPDGFTNIFDGKDLAGWKPTGKADVWAAENGAIVCKGGGGGWLLTEKEYGDFELRCEYRWEKKGGNSGVALRTPLEGDPAYVGMEIQLIDDAGWPGKLADYQHTGSIYDVQPAKEAKNRPIGDWNTVKIVAKGRTVTVTQNDVELVNANLDDYKAKFEKHPGLKRAKGHIGFQSYNVRVEFRNVWIKELK
- a CDS encoding tetratricopeptide repeat protein, producing the protein MGTTLPVLMFYGVGGVGKSWLLRKLKAELAEDRPFLPTALLDSDPLSGGTAYHTDSSKALAHIRQQFKDVLCPRFDLAYAWLRYKEGITEEPLLKGSGPAADAFEVVKSVGGALAGVPGVGHGLKKIGDAIKKHVFKKSRLEKWLAETTGQEDFLKLRSADPQQLYPELADRFLRDLAENLQPQDRYACRAVIFIDTFEALSRGVQGRAQLHERQSWVRDLHAADSPVLLVLAGRDQLPWDELEAAYADPKYLKQTLVGLSEPDSREFLGKEGVADPAVQKAVLRVSEDTRSGPQGAERGYHPLCLYLCAKTIVNDVAAGRAVDPSLFNMKPGDLGELAQRFLKSLPDPAQEVWVRRLALAPRFDESAARTAFSATPGAPQDAAWHVLRGYSFLQETDEDGWWTLHAKMRHALATGAEVETYHRDWQEYWHERAKSDVDASAALAWYHGWRLNPSDGLREWNALAESLRKARRMADHQEVLDWWEPTGLLRAGAKSADDAGVLNDIGIEYTKISLGNRSAHLQRAIACYEAALRVHTEAEFPQDWAMTQNNLGTAHQNLPTGDRGENVRRAIACYESALRVYTEAEFPQDWATTQNNLGNAYCNLPTGDRDENLRNAIACYELALRVRTEAEFPQQWAMTQNNLGNAYSDLPTGDRGENLRRAIACYELALRVRTEAEFPQQWAMTQNNLGTAYWNLPTGDRGENLRNAIACYELALRVYTEADFPQDWAMTQFNRGLALVALAETAATPSHLQTALEAFQFTERGYKAVGVESLVLRSRKQIERVQGMLQATASDRTGAET
- the panD gene encoding aspartate 1-decarboxylase, which gives rise to MRRFMMKSKLHRATVTETNVEYEGSLTIDTDLMSAADILPHEQIHVWDVTNGARLVTYALPGAPGSGVICVNGAGAHLIKTGDIVIIATYAELEDAEARRHEPRVVFLDRANKAK
- a CDS encoding GAP1-N2 domain-containing protein; amino-acid sequence: MGQPAQQAGGSAGDQFYVTHCATADSVLNNPGYTVRAASSGDADALDAAFRYPPYELPIDMWRDPPPPAAAPRRLARTRYPDGGVWAVHSAYLAKDSVDRDRSYFSHLLLLDAAEPAAVLRSWGADGWVTNYPPGAEKQLDRADLPTGPLVSDAALTAFLGEQPPGPTELSLTVCPPRLRTSGAERSDLFARFLQALLLLAAEEEPQRRRLYVHAEPGVVALLLYGAVRLLPPAVTDDLTFSTFEPYHRNIRDYRLAEVVGTYIGPPETGKGLDADLGTTRGIALDTIVPARSSRELRAPLAESLPAGIDELIELAARGEWGLLPAVRHAVGADPSGLPRVAVGAGSRAGAGPRGRRHGGHRRPARAPVRPDRSGRTEGAR